Proteins encoded together in one Pseudomonas sp. TCU-HL1 window:
- a CDS encoding twin transmembrane helix small protein — translation MLKAAIVLMLLATVVSLFSGLFFLVKDEGRSSRVVNALTVRVILAALTLALIAWGFYSGQFVSHVTW, via the coding sequence ATGCTCAAGGCCGCGATCGTCCTCATGTTGCTTGCCACGGTGGTCAGCCTGTTCAGCGGCCTTTTCTTCCTGGTCAAGGACGAAGGTCGCAGCTCCCGCGTGGTCAATGCGCTAACGGTTCGTGTGATCCTGGCCGCCCTGACCCTGGCGCTCATCGCCTGGGGGTTCTACAGCGGCCAATTCGTTTCTCATGTCACTTG
- a CDS encoding SURF1 family protein codes for MSAFRPGLAPTLVVLALLPVLIGLGFWQLSRADEKRQLLAAAEARRISAPIAIDNLLASADPAYLRVRLHGHFDAAHSLLLDSRIRDGKAGVELLQPFQNSSSGQWLLVNRGWLPWPDRRVAPAFNTPDGEQTIVAWAYVPPGAAFELKHLETSGWPQLINQVDAAALWQHLGRDGLPLELRLEEGPAAYRTDWPVVAMGPEKHLGYAVQWFALAAALLGLFIYFGLHKGRENNHEPSTRHA; via the coding sequence ATGAGCGCCTTCCGGCCCGGCCTGGCGCCCACTCTGGTGGTGCTCGCGCTATTGCCGGTGCTCATCGGCCTGGGCTTCTGGCAGCTGTCCCGTGCGGATGAAAAACGCCAGCTGCTGGCTGCCGCCGAGGCGCGCCGCATCTCCGCCCCGATCGCTATCGATAATCTTCTCGCCAGCGCCGACCCCGCCTACCTGCGCGTTCGCCTGCACGGCCATTTCGACGCCGCGCACAGCCTGCTGCTGGACAGTCGCATCCGTGACGGCAAGGCCGGAGTCGAGTTGCTGCAACCCTTCCAGAACAGTTCCAGCGGCCAGTGGCTGCTGGTCAATCGCGGCTGGCTGCCCTGGCCGGATCGCCGTGTGGCGCCCGCCTTCAACACCCCGGATGGCGAGCAGACGATCGTTGCCTGGGCCTATGTGCCGCCGGGTGCGGCCTTCGAACTCAAACACCTGGAAACGAGCGGCTGGCCGCAACTGATCAACCAGGTGGATGCCGCCGCCCTCTGGCAGCACCTGGGGCGCGATGGACTGCCGCTGGAGCTGCGCCTGGAGGAGGGCCCGGCGGCCTACCGCACCGACTGGCCGGTGGTCGCCATGGGACCGGAGAAACACCTCGGCTACGCCGTGCAGTGGTTCGCCCTGGCGGCAGCCCTGCTCGGCCTGTTCATTTATTTCGGATTGCACAAAGGACGGGAGAACAACCATGAACCCAGCACTCGCCATGCCTGA